A genomic segment from Glycine max cultivar Williams 82 chromosome 1, Glycine_max_v4.0, whole genome shotgun sequence encodes:
- the LOC100787315 gene encoding pyruvate decarboxylase 2: MDTNIGSLSLDACKPANNDVGCPPNGAVSAIKPSVPATTMTSSDATLGRHLARRLVQVGVTDVFSVPGDFNLTLLDHLIAEPQLKNIGCCNELNAGYAADGYARCRGVGACVVTFTVGGLSVINAIAGAYSENLPLICIVGGPNTNDFGTNRILHHTIGLSDFSQELRCFQTVTCYQAVVNNIEDAHELIDTAISTCLKESKPVYISISCNLPGIPHPTFSREPVPFSLSPRLSNKMGLEAAVEAAAEFLNKAVKPVMVGGPKLRVANACDAFVELADACGYPFAVMPSAKGLVPEHKPHFIGTFWGAVSTAFCAEIVESADAYLFAGPIFNDYSSVGYSLLLKKEKAIIVQPERVVISNGPAFGCVLMKDFLRELAKRLKHNNTAYENYSRIFVPEGKPVKAEPREPLRVNVLFKHIQDMLSGETAVIAETGDSWFNCQKLKLPKGCGYEFQMQYGSIGWSVGATLGYAQAVPEKRVISCIGDGSFQVTAQDVSTMLRNEQKTIIFLINNGGYTIEVEIHDGPYNVIKNWNYTGLVDAIHNGEGKCWTTKVTCEEELVEAIQTATGDKKDCLCFIEVIVHKDDTSKELLEWGSRVCAANGRPPNPQ, encoded by the exons ATGGACACTAACATTGGATCTCTATCCCTCGACGCGTGCAAGCCTGCTAACAACGACGTCGGTTGTCCCCCGAACGGAGCCGTTTCAGCAATCAAACCCTCCGTCCCCGCAACCACGATGACGTCCTCGGATGCCACGCTAGGACGCCACCTAGCACGGAGACTCGTGCAG GTGGGGGTGACAGACGTCTTCTCCGTGCCGGGTGACTTTAACCTCACCCTCCTCGACCACCTCATCGCGGAGCCGCAGTTGAAAAACATAGGATGTTGTAACGAACTCAATGCCGGGTACGCTGCTGACGGCTACGCGCGGTGCAGGGGCGTGGGCGCGTGTGTCGTCACGTTTACTGTTGGAGGACTGAGTGTAATCAACGCGATTGCGGGCGCGTACAGCGAGAATCTTCCGCTGATCTGTATTGTGGGTGGGCCCAATACGAACGATTTTGGTACCAACAGAATCTTGCATCACACCATTGGATTGTCCGATTTCAGCCAGGAGCTCAGGTGCTTCCAAACAGTTACATGCTATCAG GCTGTGGTGAATAACATAGAAGATGCTCATGAATTGATTGATACTGCAATCTCAACCTGCCTGAAAGAAAGCAAGCCTGTGTACATAAGCATAAGTTGTAACTTGCCTGGCATTCCTCACCCCACATTCAGTCGCGAGCCGGTTCCATTTTCTCTGTCTCCAAG ATTGAGTAACAAGATGGGGTTGGAGGCTGCAGTGGAAGCAGCAGCAGAGTTCCTAAACAAGGCAGTGAAGCCTGTAATGGTTGGAGGTCCTAAACtaagggtggctaatgcatgtGATGCATTTGTTGAGCTTGCTGATGCATGTGGCTATCCATTTGCTGTGATGCCATCAGCCAAGGGACTAGTCCCGGAGCACAAACCCCACTTCATTGGCACATTCTGGGGTGCTGTGAGCACCGCATTCTGTGCTGAAATCGTCGAATCTGCTGATGCATACTTGTTTGCTGGCCCCATTTTCAATGACTACAGCTCTGTTGGGTACTCACTCCTCCTCAAGAAGGAGAAGGCCATCATCGTGCAGCCGGAGCGCGTTGTGATCTCCAATGGACCCGCATTCGGGTGTGTCCTCATGAAGGACTTCCTCAGGGAACTCGCAAAGCGTCTCAAGCACAACAACACTGCTTATGAAAATTACTCAAGGATTTTTGTCCCTGAGGGAAAGCCTGTGAAAGCTGAACCCAGAGAGCCTTTGAGGGTTAATGTTCTGTTTAAGCATATACAAGATATGCTGTCTGGCGAAACCGCGGTGATTGCTGAGACAGGGGACTCTTGGTTTAACTGCCAGAAGCTGAAGTTGCCAAAGGGGTGTGG GTATGAGTTCCAAATGCAATATGGTTCAATTGGTTGGTCTGTTGGTGCTACACTTGGTTATGCTCAGGCGGTTCCTGAGAAGCGAGTGATTTCTTGCATTGGTGATGGAAGCTTTCAG GTGACAGCTCAGGATGTGTCCACAATGCTGCGAAATGAGCAGAAGACCATCATCTTCCTGATAAACAATGGTGGATACACCATTGAAGTTGAAATTCATGATGGGCCATACAATGTGATTAAGAACTGGAACTACACTGGCTTGGTTGATGCAATCCACAATGGTGAAGGAAAATGCTGGACCACTAAG GTTACATGTGAAGAGGAGCTTGTTGAGGCAATTCAGACAGCAACAGGTGACAAGAAAGATTGCTTGTGCTTCATTGAAGTGATTGTTCACAAGGATGACACAAGCAAAGAATTGCTTGAATGGGGCTCAAGGGTTTGTGCTGCTAACGGTCGTCCTCCCAATCCTCAGTGA